Proteins found in one Oncorhynchus gorbuscha isolate QuinsamMale2020 ecotype Even-year linkage group LG15, OgorEven_v1.0, whole genome shotgun sequence genomic segment:
- the LOC123997411 gene encoding uncharacterized protein LOC123997411 isoform X3, which translates to MNCGDKELSYSEPNGTVYSPINNMGIKLLTVQQTHTSLDALRRNQRLRSSAVVRRHPRANKSATLGDISLSTFKNNVVWCNGYRETSSMQAAVLPDVPSSSSKKGNNKANAFTVKGLRRLPPCQNGTRPGRSYPESSPPSGRSITPGTQLSSTTPLPPSHPWKSSSTCYLTPP; encoded by the exons ATG AATTGTGGAGACAAGGAGCTGTCCTACTCTGAGCCAAATGGCACAGTCTACTCACCTATCAACAACATGGGCATCAAGCTGCTGACAGTGCAACAAACACACACCTCGTTGGACGCCTTGCGGAGGAACCAGCGACTCAGGAGCAGCGCTGTCGTCAGGAGGCACCCACGAGCAAATAAGAGTGCCACCTTAGGGGACATCTCCCTGTCAACATTCAAAAACAACGTGGTGTGGTGTAACGGCTATCGAGAGACCTCTTCCATGCAGGCCGCCGTTCTCCCTGATGTTCCCAGTTCTTCATCCAAGAAAGGAAACAATAAGGCTAATGCTTTTACGGTCAAAGGGTTGAGAAGGCTCCCGCCATGTCAGAA TGGGACCAGGCCTGGCCGCTCCTATCCCGAGTCATCTCCTCCCAGTGGGAGATCCATCACCCCAGGCACCCAGctctcctccaccactccctTACCTCCATCGCACCCCTGGAAGTCCAGCTCTACATGCTACCTGACCCCTCCATAG
- the LOC123997411 gene encoding uncharacterized protein LOC123997411 isoform X2, producing MLCFTCHAMLRSFQNCGDKELSYSEPNGTVYSPINNMGIKLLTVQQTHTSLDALRRNQRLRSSAVVRRHPRANKSATLGDISLSTFKNNVVWCNGYRETSSMQAAVLPDVPSSSSKKGNNKANAFTVKGLRRLPPCQNGTRPGRSYPESSPPSGRSITPGTQLSSTTPLPPSHPWKSSSTCYLTPP from the exons ATGCTCTGTTTTACCTGCCACGCTATGCTAAGGTCATTTCAA AATTGTGGAGACAAGGAGCTGTCCTACTCTGAGCCAAATGGCACAGTCTACTCACCTATCAACAACATGGGCATCAAGCTGCTGACAGTGCAACAAACACACACCTCGTTGGACGCCTTGCGGAGGAACCAGCGACTCAGGAGCAGCGCTGTCGTCAGGAGGCACCCACGAGCAAATAAGAGTGCCACCTTAGGGGACATCTCCCTGTCAACATTCAAAAACAACGTGGTGTGGTGTAACGGCTATCGAGAGACCTCTTCCATGCAGGCCGCCGTTCTCCCTGATGTTCCCAGTTCTTCATCCAAGAAAGGAAACAATAAGGCTAATGCTTTTACGGTCAAAGGGTTGAGAAGGCTCCCGCCATGTCAGAA TGGGACCAGGCCTGGCCGCTCCTATCCCGAGTCATCTCCTCCCAGTGGGAGATCCATCACCCCAGGCACCCAGctctcctccaccactccctTACCTCCATCGCACCCCTGGAAGTCCAGCTCTACATGCTACCTGACCCCTCCATAG
- the LOC123997411 gene encoding uncharacterized protein LOC123997411 isoform X1, protein MKRHIKCCAKEEQDRLSTAHLLEVGDDCVDYYDQTESNDGVGAWSQDACSYRIDICTKGKLSGKIISYQRRECAENTCDVISQSQHYNDPERFIEQYRSDRLRRFPCHTHIPTHPGTWVVLKSCEEEPFDVTMPPIRGKNNSATGDYLEQQYALISEKRDTFSKHKQTDECKKLSSACVQDDEMLCFTCHAMLRSFQNCGDKELSYSEPNGTVYSPINNMGIKLLTVQQTHTSLDALRRNQRLRSSAVVRRHPRANKSATLGDISLSTFKNNVVWCNGYRETSSMQAAVLPDVPSSSSKKGNNKANAFTVKGLRRLPPCQNGTRPGRSYPESSPPSGRSITPGTQLSSTTPLPPSHPWKSSSTCYLTPP, encoded by the exons ATGAAACGACATATTAAATGTTGTGCGAAAGAAGAACAGGATCGACTTTCAACAGCACATTTATTGGAGGTCGGCGATGACTGTGTTGATTACTATGATCAAACAGAGAGCAATGACGGAGTCGGTGCCTGGTCGCAAGATGCATGTAGTTACAGGATTGATATTTGCACCAAGGGCAAACTGTCCGGAAAAATAATTTCATATCAGAGAAGAGAGTGTGCAGAGAATACATGTGATGTCATATCGCAATCTCAGCATTACAACGACCCTGAGCGGTTCATTGAACAATACAGAAGTGACAGATTGCGCCGTTTCCCCTGTCACACACATATCCCTACACATCCGGGGACATGGGTGGTGCTGAAAAGCTGCGAGGAAGAGCCCTTCGATGTTACCATGCCACCAATCAGAGGTAAAAACAACAGCGCTACTGGAGACTACTTGGAGCAACAATATGCACTTATATCTGAAAAAAGAGACACGTTTTCCAAACACAAACAGACGGATGAATGTAAAAAGTTATCTTCTGCATG TGTTCAAGATGATGAAATGCTCTGTTTTACCTGCCACGCTATGCTAAGGTCATTTCAA AATTGTGGAGACAAGGAGCTGTCCTACTCTGAGCCAAATGGCACAGTCTACTCACCTATCAACAACATGGGCATCAAGCTGCTGACAGTGCAACAAACACACACCTCGTTGGACGCCTTGCGGAGGAACCAGCGACTCAGGAGCAGCGCTGTCGTCAGGAGGCACCCACGAGCAAATAAGAGTGCCACCTTAGGGGACATCTCCCTGTCAACATTCAAAAACAACGTGGTGTGGTGTAACGGCTATCGAGAGACCTCTTCCATGCAGGCCGCCGTTCTCCCTGATGTTCCCAGTTCTTCATCCAAGAAAGGAAACAATAAGGCTAATGCTTTTACGGTCAAAGGGTTGAGAAGGCTCCCGCCATGTCAGAA TGGGACCAGGCCTGGCCGCTCCTATCCCGAGTCATCTCCTCCCAGTGGGAGATCCATCACCCCAGGCACCCAGctctcctccaccactccctTACCTCCATCGCACCCCTGGAAGTCCAGCTCTACATGCTACCTGACCCCTCCATAG